The sequence below is a genomic window from Bdellovibrio bacteriovorus.
CCACTAAATCCAGCCTCAGGTCGTTGTACTTGCTTCCTTTGCGAATTCTTATTTTACAATCAAATAAAAGTTTGCTTAAGACAAACAACTATAATGACTCTTGGAGATAACAGAATATATGTATTCAAAGCACTCATGAATAGATCCATGAGTGCCAATCGAACAACTAACCTTGCTCCCAAATAGGATATCTGAGCTTCCAATCACCACTCTCTTTTGTCCATAGATGAGGAGAACGGAATTGGTCACACAATTCGTGAAAACGCTCTGGCTTCATTTCGATATATTCCATAACTTCATTGAAGTATTTGTCAGGGAATTCACCGTCGAATTTTTTAACCAGTGCAACACCTTCGTCACGAGTCAAATGCTTATTACGAATCTCTTGAGAAGCATCGTAAGTAGCGCGTCCCAAACCAAACTTGATATATGTTGTATAGTAGTGAAGATCATCAATCTTATCATCAATACTATTGTACTTGCTGTATGTCCCTTGTGTACGGAACGGGCGAGCTTTAAAGCCTGTGTTTTCTACTGCGTAGTAGTAAACTTCTTGAGGAGTCCATTTTAGGTAATAACCTAGGTAATGAACTTCAATTTTCTTATTTGCAAGCTCTGAAGATTCAATTGGCAAGAAAGACATCAAGTCGCGCTTCTTAATATTGTGTTTTTCTTCCAGTTCCTTAACAGAAACACCGCCGAGATAGATATCATCGATGTTTGAAAAGCTGAAATATGATTTGTCACGCAATGAAGTCGTATTGTCCGCAATGGGATTTCCATATTCCGCTTCGTTCTCACCGTAGAAAATTAGAGGGATATCATATTTAGCCGCAATTTTCGGAGCCAAATTCTTTTGTCCCAAAATAAACGTTTGGAACGGATGAAGAAGATTTTCGATCGACAATCTCGTCAAAGTTTTCATCACACGGCCATTGCGCGTGAAAGTCAGATTGTCAAAACCACCGACGTCGAGCCAGTTTTTCCAATTCTTGTAACCATAGTCCGTGTAAAGAATTGGCGGCCAAGTGATTGTAAGTGGATTCATGCCGTATTTGTATTTCAAGATATGAGCTTGATAAGCACTGTCTTTTCCACCGCTGCCAGGCACGATACAATCATAGTGACCGTCATTACGGCGATATTTATCAAGAAGAGCCATTAGCTCATCTTCACGTTTCTTCCAATCAATGTTGTTTTTCATTTCAGCTGTGCGACAAGCATCACACACGCCATTCTCATCGATATTCAAAGTAACTTTTTTACTTTCAATCGTATGACGAAACTCTTGCGTAGATGCCGGTCTCTGATTCGACATCACACACTTTTTACAGTAGTGCACTTCACGCGGAAGGCCGTACTTTACTTCCAACTCACTCATTCTAACCTCACAAAATATTTAACCAGTTTTTGTAAATCTTAATTCCATCCGGGCCGCTTTTTTCTGGATGCCCTTGAACACCAAAAATATTGCCCTTTCTTACCATCGTTGGATATGCAAATCCTTGATAACTACATGTACCAAGAACGCAGCTTGCATCTTTCGGTTCAACGTAAAAAGAGTGTACCAAGAACATTTTTGACTTATTCTCAAGTCCTTCTAAAAAAGCGTCTTCCTTTTTCTTCTCAAGAAAATTCCAGCCAATAAAAGGCACGTTCAAAGAAATGTCTTTGTAGCTATTTGGGAAACGACGAACTGTACCCGGAATCAAGTCTAGGCCCTTATGGCTGCCAAACTCTTCACTTGTTGTAAAGAGAAGCTGCAATCCCAGACAGACGCCCAAAAAGGGAACGCCTTTGTTAGCTTGCTCGCGCAAAGTTTCAACTAAATTGAGCTCAACCAATTTCGCCATTGCGTCGCCAAAGGCACCGACACCTGGAAGAAGAATTCCGTCTGCGCTTAAGATTTCATTCTTGTCGCTGGAAACAATAGGAGTACAACCATTTACTTTCAAAGCTTGGGTGATGCTAAAAATATTCCCCAATCCATAATCTACAATAACAACTTTTTTCATAACGCCCTACAAACCACGCCCATTGTCTTCAATGCTTCAGAAACTTCCTTAAAGGAAACTGGTTTAATCTTCCCATAACTGCGATTCTCACTTAAGAAGCGCGTATTTCCCTCAGCCTTCTCAGAGTTGACTGTGTTATGTTTAGAAACCACGTCATAATGAAAAATCGATCCCACAGCGATACCATTTGCTGTGGTTTCTTTTACCACACGAACAATGTCCGCAACGCTGCCTGCTCCCCCATGTGCTACGACGGGGACCTTCACTAACGAGCATACGGATTTGATAAGATCGATATCGAACCCTTCACCGGTACCTTCCTTATCAACGGATGTGATAACAAGCTCACCAGCTCCGAGGTTTTCAACTCGCTTTACCCACTCCATCACTTCAACACCGGTATCTTCACGTCCGTTGTCAATGAAAGCTAAGTAGCGGCCATCGGGCTGCTTAATGGCTTCGACTGAAATCACAATAGTCGAGGAACCAAAGCGATGAGCTGCTTTTTCAACCAAACTCGGATTACGAATTGCCGCCGTATTCAAAGAAATCTTATCAGCGCCGCTATCCAATACTTTTTTAATATCGTCAAGCGAGCGAAGCCCTCCGCCAACCGTAATAGGAATGAAAACATCGTTCGCAATTCGCGAGACCATGTCCGTCAGA
It includes:
- the hisH gene encoding imidazole glycerol phosphate synthase subunit HisH, producing the protein MKKVVIVDYGLGNIFSITQALKVNGCTPIVSSDKNEILSADGILLPGVGAFGDAMAKLVELNLVETLREQANKGVPFLGVCLGLQLLFTTSEEFGSHKGLDLIPGTVRRFPNSYKDISLNVPFIGWNFLEKKKEDAFLEGLENKSKMFLVHSFYVEPKDASCVLGTCSYQGFAYPTMVRKGNIFGVQGHPEKSGPDGIKIYKNWLNIL
- a CDS encoding N-acetyl sugar amidotransferase — encoded protein: MSELEVKYGLPREVHYCKKCVMSNQRPASTQEFRHTIESKKVTLNIDENGVCDACRTAEMKNNIDWKKREDELMALLDKYRRNDGHYDCIVPGSGGKDSAYQAHILKYKYGMNPLTITWPPILYTDYGYKNWKNWLDVGGFDNLTFTRNGRVMKTLTRLSIENLLHPFQTFILGQKNLAPKIAAKYDIPLIFYGENEAEYGNPIADNTTSLRDKSYFSFSNIDDIYLGGVSVKELEEKHNIKKRDLMSFLPIESSELANKKIEVHYLGYYLKWTPQEVYYYAVENTGFKARPFRTQGTYSKYNSIDDKIDDLHYYTTYIKFGLGRATYDASQEIRNKHLTRDEGVALVKKFDGEFPDKYFNEVMEYIEMKPERFHELCDQFRSPHLWTKESGDWKLRYPIWEQG
- the hisF gene encoding imidazole glycerol phosphate synthase subunit HisF, coding for MEKQRYIRLIPRLDIKGPNLVKGIHLEGLRVLGDPDVFARQYYEAGADELFYMDVVASLYERNSLTDMVSRIANDVFIPITVGGGLRSLDDIKKVLDSGADKISLNTAAIRNPSLVEKAAHRFGSSTIVISVEAIKQPDGRYLAFIDNGREDTGVEVMEWVKRVENLGAGELVITSVDKEGTGEGFDIDLIKSVCSLVKVPVVAHGGAGSVADIVRVVKETTANGIAVGSIFHYDVVSKHNTVNSEKAEGNTRFLSENRSYGKIKPVSFKEVSEALKTMGVVCRAL